A window of the Desulfobacula toluolica Tol2 genome harbors these coding sequences:
- a CDS encoding sulfite exporter TauE/SafE family protein — MMLPSLEPAINGFLLGIATGPACFSSCVPVLFSVSLARGQIASRSSNWNFLFKFIGGRFMAYLVFGLAIGLVGDVLGVYGFKIGAWATIVLSILLVAYGMGIKLPHFGMCARANKIGSSPYFPYVLGILTGLNVCPPFLLAISYCLQKSANPLFGILFFLAFFLATTLYILPMGFMGRFTGQKKLILLGRAASVGVGIFFCWKALSILRLIS, encoded by the coding sequence ATGATGTTACCGTCTCTGGAACCTGCAATAAACGGTTTTTTGCTGGGTATTGCCACGGGCCCTGCCTGCTTCAGCAGCTGTGTGCCTGTACTTTTTTCCGTAAGTCTTGCCAGGGGGCAGATCGCTTCACGCTCATCCAACTGGAATTTTCTTTTTAAATTCATTGGCGGCAGGTTTATGGCTTACCTTGTTTTTGGCCTTGCCATCGGGCTTGTGGGTGACGTATTGGGTGTCTATGGATTCAAGATAGGTGCATGGGCCACTATAGTGCTGTCCATACTTCTTGTAGCCTATGGCATGGGCATCAAACTTCCCCATTTTGGAATGTGCGCGCGGGCCAATAAGATTGGCAGTTCGCCTTATTTTCCTTATGTGTTGGGGATATTAACCGGCCTTAATGTCTGTCCGCCTTTTCTTCTGGCAATTTCATATTGTCTTCAAAAATCCGCCAACCCATTGTTCGGGATTCTTTTTTTTCTGGCATTTTTTCTGGCCACCACTCTTTACATCCTTCCCATGGGATTTATGGGAAGGTTTACGGGTCAAAAGAAATTGATTCTTCTGGGCCGGGCCGCATCGGTTGGCGTGGGTATCTTTTTTTGCTGGAAAGCATTGTCAATTTTGAGGCTGATATCATGA